Proteins from a genomic interval of Desulfovibrio piger:
- a CDS encoding M15 family metallopeptidase, producing MKGCVWRHPSRWGGLLLWLLLLPLCCTAETAAGERGGELSGLSAEDRINLLCLRSAYPQIRAVESGPDGIWLRLEGERRVLYASAAELAAHPYDDATLLDREQRLARRLDPARMDVSLRASMHLPYLPDPERAATPLGYSPGRWRSYAFLKALYGADAATVRRGLGVTSLQGRKVRMSGAAVRALAAVDGRLREAVRQRPELKPWLVSAGGFLWRPIAGEQRLSPHSFGIAIDLSPQRAPYWRWARMERHPLQQSYDSEIVRAFEAEGFIWGGKWHEYDLMHFEYRPEIMAKARVLHQLETAGGSGLEGLPGGAERDGGTVASPHDLSGVGAAEGSNG from the coding sequence ATGAAAGGATGTGTGTGGCGGCATCCCTCCCGCTGGGGCGGGCTGCTGTTGTGGCTGTTGCTGCTGCCGCTGTGCTGTACGGCGGAGACGGCTGCCGGCGAACGTGGCGGCGAGCTCTCCGGGCTGTCCGCCGAGGACCGTATCAATCTGCTGTGCCTGCGTTCGGCCTACCCGCAGATCAGGGCGGTGGAATCCGGGCCTGACGGGATCTGGCTGCGCCTGGAAGGGGAGCGGCGGGTGCTCTATGCCTCGGCAGCGGAGCTGGCGGCCCATCCTTATGATGATGCGACCCTGCTGGACAGGGAACAGCGACTGGCCCGGCGTCTCGATCCCGCACGCATGGATGTCTCGCTGCGTGCCAGCATGCACTTGCCCTATCTGCCGGACCCGGAACGGGCGGCCACGCCTCTGGGCTATTCGCCCGGCCGCTGGCGCAGTTATGCCTTTTTGAAGGCCCTGTACGGTGCGGATGCGGCCACGGTCCGCCGGGGCCTGGGCGTGACGTCCCTGCAGGGGCGCAAGGTGCGGATGAGCGGGGCCGCCGTGCGGGCGCTGGCCGCCGTGGACGGCCGCCTGCGCGAGGCCGTGCGGCAGCGGCCGGAGCTCAAGCCCTGGCTGGTCTCGGCCGGAGGCTTTTTGTGGCGCCCCATTGCCGGAGAGCAGCGCCTGAGCCCGCATTCCTTCGGTATCGCCATCGACCTGAGCCCGCAGCGGGCGCCGTACTGGCGCTGGGCCAGGATGGAACGCCATCCCCTGCAACAGTCCTACGACAGCGAGATCGTCCGGGCCTTCGAGGCCGAGGGCTTCATCTGGGGCGGCAAATGGCACGAATACGATCTGATGCACTTCGAATACCGGCCCGAGATCATGGCCAAGGCCCGTGTGCTGCACCAGCTGGAGACGGCGGGCGGGAGCGGGCTCGAAGGTCTTCCCGGCGGGGCCGAGCGGGACGGCGGGACAGTCGCGTCCCCTCATGACCTGTCGGGAGTGGGGGCGGCAGAGGGGAGCAACGGCTGA
- a CDS encoding FmdB family zinc ribbon protein, which produces MPLYDFVCPACGAQFEELAFGDETPACPQCGHAETQRQMSVPSPLKTGAFPFKPGPVHPLASKMGKGLAGCGQAGGCGSSTPAAPSSGSACGGNGKFS; this is translated from the coding sequence ATGCCCCTGTATGATTTTGTCTGCCCCGCCTGCGGGGCCCAGTTCGAAGAGCTGGCGTTCGGTGACGAGACGCCCGCCTGTCCCCAGTGCGGCCATGCCGAGACCCAGCGCCAGATGAGCGTGCCCAGCCCGCTCAAGACCGGCGCCTTCCCCTTCAAGCCCGGCCCGGTGCATCCGCTGGCCTCCAAGATGGGTAAGGGCCTTGCCGGTTGCGGTCAGGCCGGTGGCTGCGGCAGCAGCACCCCCGCCGCGCCCAGCTCCGGCTCCGCCTGCGGCGGCAACGGCAAGTTCTCCTGA
- a CDS encoding metallophosphoesterase codes for MLKIVTTILCVYMLVRCVLPLRCKRPLKMLLALLVLLVGFRLHIFSLLYGTFNPELPRWVLVSTGVPHVLFFLLALLSLLRDGVCLIWWLARRLRPGLPALPGSNRQMAALLLVALVMTVMAVPAALRVPDVRTQEIVLPGLPPALDGLRVAQLTDLHISRNFPAEWTRAVVDRTNALRPDIILLTGDLMDGSPALRREDFAPMADLRAPLGVFACPGNHEYYSDLPAWRPVLRAHGITLLENEAVVLPVRGSHLTVAGVTDNVAGRFGLPGPDPHRALEGTPRPRILMAHKPELFHETAPEIDLQLSGHTHGGLALLLDQGVALFNGGFVRGWYARDDARLYVGPGSGLWGGFPLRLGVPSEILLLVLRAPR; via the coding sequence ATGCTCAAGATCGTCACGACCATCCTTTGCGTCTACATGCTGGTCCGCTGCGTGCTGCCCCTGCGCTGCAAGCGGCCGCTCAAGATGCTGCTGGCCCTGCTGGTGCTGCTGGTGGGCTTCCGCCTGCACATTTTTTCCCTGCTCTACGGCACCTTCAATCCCGAGCTGCCGCGCTGGGTGCTGGTCAGCACGGGCGTGCCGCATGTGCTTTTCTTCCTGCTGGCCCTGCTCTCGCTGCTTCGGGACGGCGTCTGCCTCATCTGGTGGCTGGCGCGCCGCCTGCGTCCGGGCCTTCCGGCCCTGCCCGGCAGCAACCGGCAGATGGCCGCCCTGCTGCTGGTGGCCCTGGTGATGACCGTCATGGCCGTGCCCGCGGCACTGCGTGTCCCCGATGTCCGCACGCAGGAGATCGTCCTGCCCGGCCTGCCTCCCGCCCTGGACGGCCTGCGCGTGGCCCAGCTCACGGACCTGCACATCAGCCGCAACTTCCCCGCCGAGTGGACCCGGGCCGTGGTGGACAGGACCAATGCCCTCAGGCCGGACATCATCCTGCTCACGGGGGACCTTATGGACGGCAGCCCCGCCCTGCGGCGCGAGGACTTCGCGCCCATGGCCGACCTGCGGGCGCCGCTGGGCGTCTTCGCCTGCCCGGGCAACCATGAATATTACTCCGACCTGCCTGCCTGGCGGCCCGTCCTGCGCGCTCACGGCATCACCCTGCTGGAGAACGAGGCCGTGGTGCTGCCGGTGCGGGGCAGCCACCTGACCGTGGCCGGTGTCACCGACAATGTGGCCGGTCGCTTCGGCCTGCCCGGTCCCGATCCGCACAGGGCCCTGGAGGGGACGCCGCGACCGCGCATCCTCATGGCCCACAAGCCGGAGCTCTTCCATGAGACGGCCCCGGAAATCGACCTGCAGCTTTCCGGCCATACCCACGGCGGGCTGGCCCTGCTGCTGGATCAGGGCGTGGCCCTGTTCAACGGCGGTTTCGTGCGCGGCTGGTATGCCCGGGACGACGCCCGCCTGTATGTGGGCCCCGGCAGCGGCCTGTGGGGCGGTTTTCCCCTGCGCCTGGGCGTGCCTTCCGAGATCCTGCTGCTGGTCCTGCGCGCGCCGCGATGA
- a CDS encoding YicC/YloC family endoribonuclease has protein sequence MLRSMTGFGRCLVESEGFTQQWEVKSVNSRHLDLKWRLPMSVRSLEPRLEKVVRRFASRGRVDISLTLQYTGGTGPAPRFDAMQAEAMLDSLKELAARRGEPFTPDYNALLALPGLWGDAGDEVDESLTLALEEGLSLALEDWNDARAAEGRALARDMHSRILRMEEWTGLIAERAPEIKEERAAVMRERLNEALEAVNGLDENRFLQEVTILADRLDVTEELTRLHTHLARLHELLDAGKDAGRRLDFTLQECFREINTCGNKIPDVQLSRMVVDFKNELEKCREQVQNLE, from the coding sequence ATGCTGCGCAGTATGACCGGCTTCGGCCGCTGCCTGGTAGAGAGCGAAGGCTTCACCCAGCAATGGGAAGTCAAAAGCGTCAACAGCCGCCATCTGGACCTCAAATGGCGCCTGCCCATGAGCGTGCGCAGCCTTGAGCCGCGCCTGGAAAAAGTGGTGCGCCGCTTCGCCTCCCGCGGTCGCGTGGACATCAGCCTGACCCTCCAGTACACCGGCGGCACCGGCCCCGCGCCGCGTTTTGACGCCATGCAGGCCGAAGCCATGCTGGACAGCCTGAAAGAACTGGCTGCCCGCCGTGGCGAGCCCTTCACCCCCGACTACAACGCCCTGCTCGCCCTGCCCGGCCTGTGGGGCGATGCCGGTGACGAAGTGGACGAGAGCCTGACCCTGGCCCTGGAAGAAGGCCTGTCCCTGGCCCTGGAAGACTGGAACGACGCCCGCGCCGCCGAGGGCCGCGCCCTGGCCCGCGACATGCATTCCCGCATCCTGCGCATGGAAGAATGGACCGGCCTCATCGCCGAACGCGCGCCCGAGATCAAGGAAGAGCGCGCCGCCGTCATGCGCGAACGCCTCAACGAGGCGCTGGAAGCCGTCAACGGCCTGGACGAGAACCGCTTCCTGCAGGAGGTCACCATCCTGGCCGACCGTCTGGACGTCACCGAAGAGCTGACCCGTCTGCACACCCACCTTGCCCGCCTGCACGAACTGCTGGATGCGGGCAAGGATGCCGGCCGCCGTCTGGACTTCACGCTGCAGGAATGCTTCCGCGAGATCAACACCTGCGGCAACAAGATCCCCGATGTGCAGCTTTCGCGCATGGTGGTCGATTTCAAGAACGAACTGGAAAAGTGCCGCGAGCAGGTACAGAACCTCGAATAG
- a CDS encoding class I SAM-dependent methyltransferase, translating into MPLPPPSPFHQHIALPERTALLLSMLAPWPRRGRELLVIGCGAGHVLPPLWQSGFDLSACETSPALREQARRRAPQGVEIEAASPDWLPFADNSFDWVLLRADELPPAALPAALGEACRVAACGLALTFWNSASLPWLTWRLHGRRHAWPGHCLPFWTVWRLLAARPGRLHAASCLWRPACRWHHGTHVHAAALSRLPFGAWCILRLDMSPRRTGTPLPLRLRPRLDTARPVMEYDSLRTTGQPPAQKQHP; encoded by the coding sequence ATGCCCCTCCCGCCCCCCAGCCCGTTCCATCAGCACATCGCCCTGCCGGAAAGGACAGCCCTGCTGCTCTCCATGCTGGCCCCCTGGCCGCGCCGGGGCAGAGAATTGCTGGTCATCGGCTGCGGGGCGGGGCATGTCCTGCCTCCGCTCTGGCAGAGCGGCTTTGACCTGAGCGCCTGCGAGACCTCTCCGGCCCTGCGGGAACAGGCCCGGCGCAGGGCCCCGCAAGGCGTGGAGATAGAAGCCGCGTCCCCGGACTGGCTGCCCTTTGCCGACAACAGTTTCGACTGGGTACTGCTGCGGGCCGACGAACTGCCGCCCGCCGCCCTGCCTGCGGCCTTGGGCGAGGCCTGCCGCGTGGCGGCCTGCGGTCTGGCCCTCACCTTCTGGAACAGCGCCTCCCTGCCCTGGCTGACCTGGCGGCTGCACGGGCGTCGCCATGCCTGGCCCGGGCACTGCCTGCCCTTCTGGACCGTCTGGCGCCTGCTGGCCGCCCGCCCGGGACGACTGCACGCGGCAAGCTGCCTCTGGCGGCCCGCCTGCCGCTGGCATCACGGGACGCACGTCCATGCCGCGGCCCTTTCCCGCCTGCCCTTCGGGGCCTGGTGCATCCTGCGTCTGGACATGTCGCCCCGCCGTACGGGCACCCCCCTGCCCCTGCGTCTGCGCCCCCGTCTGGATACCGCCCGCCCCGTCATGGAGTACGACTCCCTGCGTACCACCGGCCAGCCCCCGGCACAAAAACAGCATCCCTGA
- a CDS encoding RidA family protein has protein sequence MNKDVISTPNAPAAVGPYSQGIRVGDIFFLSGQIPLDPATGKLVEGDICAQAEQCCKNVVALLESQGLTTANVVKTTVFIADMNDFPKVNEVYKKYFCEPFPARSCVAIKSLPLGAQVEVEAIAAL, from the coding sequence ATGAACAAGGACGTCATCAGCACCCCCAACGCTCCTGCCGCCGTGGGCCCCTACAGCCAGGGCATCCGCGTGGGCGACATTTTCTTCCTCTCCGGCCAGATCCCGCTGGATCCCGCCACCGGCAAGCTGGTGGAAGGCGACATCTGCGCCCAGGCCGAGCAGTGCTGCAAGAACGTGGTGGCCCTGCTGGAATCCCAGGGCCTGACCACCGCCAACGTGGTCAAGACCACCGTGTTCATCGCCGACATGAACGACTTCCCCAAGGTCAACGAAGTCTACAAGAAATACTTCTGCGAACCCTTCCCCGCCCGTTCCTGCGTGGCCATCAAGAGCCTGCCTCTGGGCGCCCAGGTGGAAGTGGAAGCCATCGCCGCCCTCTAA
- the pyrF gene encoding orotidine-5'-phosphate decarboxylase, translated as MAAQLIVALDLPRKEDALVLARELQGAVPWCKVGMELFTLAGPDIIRELHDLGFHVFLDMKFYDIPHTVAQAVKAAAAAGAELLTLHCQGGERMCSEARIAADSYGSKAPQLFGVTALTSFGPGEMPGISADPSDFALELAGKARGWGLDGVVCSGHEAARIKASCQGLRCLCPGIRPAGADTDDQQRIMTPARAVQAGADFLVVGRPILKAPSPAEAARAIQAEMKAAV; from the coding sequence ATGGCTGCCCAACTCATTGTCGCTCTGGATCTGCCCCGCAAGGAAGACGCTCTCGTCCTGGCCCGCGAACTGCAAGGCGCCGTGCCCTGGTGCAAGGTGGGCATGGAACTGTTCACCCTGGCCGGCCCGGACATCATCCGCGAACTGCACGACCTTGGCTTCCATGTCTTCCTGGACATGAAATTTTACGACATCCCCCACACCGTGGCCCAGGCCGTCAAGGCCGCTGCCGCCGCCGGTGCGGAACTGCTGACCCTGCACTGCCAGGGCGGCGAGCGCATGTGCAGCGAGGCCCGTATTGCCGCCGACAGCTACGGCAGCAAGGCTCCCCAGCTTTTCGGCGTCACGGCCCTGACCAGCTTCGGCCCCGGCGAGATGCCCGGCATCAGCGCCGATCCTTCGGACTTTGCCCTGGAGCTGGCCGGCAAGGCCCGCGGCTGGGGCCTGGACGGCGTGGTCTGCTCCGGCCATGAGGCCGCCCGCATCAAGGCCTCCTGTCAGGGCCTGCGCTGCCTGTGCCCCGGCATCCGTCCCGCGGGTGCCGATACCGACGACCAGCAGCGCATCATGACGCCCGCCCGTGCCGTGCAGGCCGGTGCCGACTTCCTGGTGGTGGGACGTCCCATCCTCAAGGCCCCCTCGCCCGCCGAGGCCGCCCGTGCCATCCAGGCCGAGATGAAAGCCGCCGTCTAA
- a CDS encoding aromatic amino acid transporter, whose protein sequence is MKFIFGEGFQRTLGGSMMVAGTAIGAGMLALPMTSAGMWFNWSMVLMLLSWFCMLRASQAILEVNLLFEPGDSLHTLVQNTLGSFWSVLNGFSVAFVLYTLVYAYVSSGGSVVQHALQSSWGITPPRVLTSLIFTILLTACVWWSSKAVDRLSAILMGGMVITFLLSIGGMIGQARLDSMLGLDGQSGEFIFIFGAASTYLTSFCFHASVPSLIKYLGKDARTINSCLRIGTVIALLCYVVWIAAADGIIPRDDFKHITNVGDLVAASGTSLGGIILKMLEAFALFAIATSFLGAGLGLFDYMADLCGFDNSRLGRTKTMLITFVPPMIGGIIWPDGFLPAIGWAGLAASIWSVIVPALLLRASRRKFQASLYRVPGGSTTVPLLLVYGIIVAVCHTLYVFNLLPVFK, encoded by the coding sequence ATGAAGTTCATTTTCGGTGAGGGTTTCCAACGCACTCTGGGCGGTTCCATGATGGTGGCCGGTACGGCCATCGGCGCGGGCATGCTGGCCCTGCCCATGACCTCGGCCGGCATGTGGTTCAACTGGTCCATGGTGCTCATGCTGCTTTCCTGGTTCTGCATGCTGCGCGCCAGCCAGGCCATCCTTGAAGTCAACCTGCTGTTCGAGCCCGGCGACAGCCTGCACACCCTGGTGCAGAACACGCTGGGTTCCTTCTGGAGCGTGCTCAACGGCTTTTCCGTGGCCTTCGTGCTCTACACGCTGGTCTATGCCTACGTCAGCAGCGGCGGCTCCGTGGTCCAGCATGCCCTGCAGTCCAGCTGGGGCATCACGCCGCCCCGTGTCCTCACCAGCCTGATCTTCACCATCCTGCTCACGGCCTGTGTCTGGTGGAGCTCCAAGGCTGTGGACCGTCTGTCCGCCATCCTCATGGGCGGCATGGTCATCACCTTCCTGCTGTCCATCGGCGGCATGATCGGTCAGGCCCGCCTGGATTCCATGCTGGGCCTGGACGGCCAGAGCGGCGAATTCATCTTCATCTTCGGCGCGGCCTCCACCTACCTGACCTCCTTCTGCTTCCACGCCTCGGTGCCCAGCCTCATCAAATATCTGGGCAAGGACGCCCGCACCATCAACAGCTGCCTGCGCATCGGTACGGTCATCGCCCTGCTCTGCTACGTGGTCTGGATCGCCGCCGCCGACGGCATCATCCCGCGTGACGACTTCAAGCACATCACCAACGTGGGCGATCTGGTGGCCGCTTCCGGCACCAGCCTGGGCGGCATCATCCTCAAGATGCTGGAGGCCTTTGCCCTGTTCGCCATCGCCACGTCCTTCCTGGGCGCGGGCCTTGGCCTGTTCGACTACATGGCCGACCTGTGCGGCTTCGACAACAGCCGCCTGGGCCGCACCAAGACCATGCTCATCACCTTCGTGCCGCCCATGATCGGCGGCATCATCTGGCCCGACGGCTTCCTGCCCGCCATCGGCTGGGCCGGTCTGGCGGCCTCCATCTGGTCGGTCATCGTGCCCGCCCTGCTGCTGCGCGCCAGCCGCCGCAAGTTCCAGGCCAGCCTGTACCGCGTGCCCGGCGGTTCCACCACCGTGCCCCTGCTGCTGGTCTACGGCATCATCGTGGCCGTCTGCCATACCCTGTATGTCTTCAACCTGCTGCCTGTCTTCAAGTAG
- the gmk gene encoding guanylate kinase — protein MNRLGIALVISAPSGTGKTTLIKRLRKEFPNFGYSISCTTRAPREGEVDGKDYHFLSRERFVELRDQGHFAEWAEVHGNFYGTPLPPVREMLAKGQDILFDIDVQGAAQLRKNMPDARFLFILPPSMEELERRLRGRGLDSEEVILRRLANARAEMQEAPHYDALIVNDDLDTAYDHLRAAYLAATLAPHCRPGLVEALNNGHLL, from the coding sequence ATGAACAGACTCGGCATCGCGCTGGTCATCAGCGCGCCCTCCGGCACGGGGAAGACCACGCTCATCAAACGCCTGCGCAAGGAATTCCCCAACTTCGGCTATTCCATCTCCTGCACCACCCGCGCCCCCCGCGAGGGCGAAGTGGACGGCAAGGACTATCACTTCCTGAGCCGCGAGCGCTTCGTGGAGCTGCGCGACCAGGGCCATTTTGCCGAATGGGCCGAGGTGCACGGCAACTTCTACGGCACGCCCCTGCCCCCTGTGCGCGAGATGCTGGCCAAAGGCCAGGACATCCTGTTCGACATCGACGTGCAGGGCGCCGCCCAGCTGCGCAAGAACATGCCCGATGCCCGCTTCCTCTTCATCCTGCCGCCCTCCATGGAAGAACTGGAACGCCGTTTGCGCGGCCGCGGCCTGGACAGCGAGGAAGTCATCCTGCGCCGCCTGGCCAATGCCCGTGCCGAGATGCAGGAAGCGCCCCACTACGATGCCCTCATCGTCAATGACGACCTGGACACGGCTTACGACCACCTGCGCGCCGCCTACCTGGCCGCGACCCTGGCGCCCCACTGTCGCCCCGGGCTGGTGGAGGCCCTGAACAACGGACACCTCCTTTAA
- the pgl gene encoding 6-phosphogluconolactonase, producing the protein MKARSRSIHLSVHIHKDPAAMAERAAHILAAACEEAVAERGVFRIALSGGQTPIPLFRLLAASDWADRLPWDKMNFFWVDERCVGPDHPDSNYGLARRELLSHVPATHFYRMRGDIDPVEAAVKYEQQIRQDFNIGPNDLPRFDFMILGMGDDGHTGSIFPNSPALAERKRLVIDQYVPERKADRLTLTLPVINNSRCCMFLVTGKEKHQVLGQVLDLLAEPTLPAQMVRPSVGDLIWVVDEAAATGQD; encoded by the coding sequence ATGAAAGCGCGCAGCAGATCCATCCATCTTTCCGTGCATATCCATAAAGATCCTGCCGCCATGGCCGAGCGCGCCGCCCATATCCTGGCCGCCGCCTGTGAAGAAGCCGTGGCCGAACGCGGCGTGTTCCGCATCGCCCTTTCCGGCGGCCAGACGCCCATCCCCCTGTTCCGTCTGCTGGCGGCCAGTGACTGGGCCGACCGCCTGCCCTGGGACAAGATGAACTTTTTCTGGGTGGACGAACGCTGCGTGGGTCCCGACCATCCTGACAGCAACTACGGCCTTGCCCGCCGCGAACTGCTGAGCCATGTGCCTGCCACCCACTTCTACCGCATGCGCGGCGACATCGACCCTGTGGAAGCCGCCGTCAAATACGAGCAGCAGATCCGTCAGGACTTCAATATCGGTCCCAACGACCTGCCCCGCTTCGACTTCATGATCCTGGGCATGGGCGATGACGGCCACACCGGTTCCATCTTCCCCAACTCTCCGGCCCTGGCCGAGCGCAAGCGTCTGGTCATCGACCAGTATGTGCCCGAACGCAAGGCCGACCGCCTGACTCTGACCCTGCCGGTCATCAACAACTCCCGCTGCTGCATGTTTCTGGTCACGGGCAAGGAAAAGCATCAGGTGCTGGGCCAGGTGCTGGATCTGCTGGCCGAGCCCACCCTGCCTGCCCAGATGGTGCGCCCCAGCGTGGGCGACCTGATCTGGGTCGTGGACGAGGCCGCGGCCACCGGTCAGGACTAG
- a CDS encoding DJ-1/PfpI family protein: protein MKKILLLAGDYVEDYEVMVPFQMLLMLGYEVHAVCPGKKAGDFVRTAIHDFEGDQTYSEKRGHNFAINYDFDKVDVADYAGLVVPGGRAPEYLRLNERVLEIVREFDAAGKPIAAICHGPQLLVSAGILKGRTCTCYAAVKPDVVAAGATWHDFNATASNAVVDGNLVTAPAWPAHPAWIAAFVKLLGAQISI, encoded by the coding sequence ATGAAAAAGATTCTGCTGCTGGCCGGCGATTATGTGGAAGATTACGAAGTGATGGTGCCTTTCCAGATGCTGCTGATGCTGGGCTACGAAGTCCACGCCGTCTGCCCCGGCAAGAAGGCCGGTGATTTCGTGCGCACGGCCATCCATGACTTCGAGGGCGACCAGACCTACAGCGAGAAGCGCGGCCACAACTTCGCCATCAACTATGACTTCGACAAGGTCGATGTGGCCGACTACGCCGGTCTGGTGGTGCCCGGCGGGCGCGCTCCCGAATATCTGCGCCTCAACGAGCGCGTGCTGGAGATCGTGCGTGAATTCGACGCCGCCGGCAAACCCATCGCCGCCATCTGCCACGGCCCCCAGCTGCTGGTGAGCGCGGGCATCCTCAAGGGCCGCACCTGCACCTGCTACGCTGCGGTCAAGCCCGATGTGGTGGCCGCGGGCGCCACCTGGCATGACTTCAACGCCACGGCCAGCAACGCGGTGGTGGACGGCAATCTGGTCACGGCCCCGGCCTGGCCTGCGCATCCGGCCTGGATCGCCGCCTTCGTCAAGCTGCTGGGCGCCCAGATCAGCATCTAG
- a CDS encoding MiaB/RimO family radical SAM methylthiotransferase, whose protein sequence is MQAWKFYFITFGCKVNQYETQSLREAWQARGGVECDDPAQADVVCVNSCAITARGERDARNAVFRLRRAAPAARLILTGCAARLFEDFRRHGHEDCVQPDLVLPQGDKRLLLAGPWTEDAQAPAGEAQAPSYPPFAISGFRRARPVLKVQDGCQHRCTYCIVPLTRGRCLSRPPEDVIAEARRLLLAGHAEIMISGINLRQYGRDNADFGDFWSLLRRLDAALAPEFAGRGRFRISSLEPSQLDDEGVETLMACRMLCPQLHISLQHASQPVLRRMGRGHYTAEMLQRAVGRLHAHWPVMGLGADIIAGFPGEREEDVACLLDFVRETPFSYAHVFPYSRRPGTAADRFDGHLPQQVKQERAARVRAAVEERRQAFWQAQLALPRMLLAADSPAPDQAPARRRKAIKGVNEFYVPCILPAGAHPGRELLAVRPLSVTDKGLLVEPLAD, encoded by the coding sequence ATGCAAGCATGGAAATTCTACTTCATTACCTTTGGCTGTAAGGTGAACCAGTACGAAACGCAATCCCTGCGCGAGGCCTGGCAGGCCCGTGGCGGCGTGGAATGCGACGACCCCGCCCAGGCGGACGTGGTCTGCGTCAACAGTTGCGCCATCACGGCCCGTGGCGAACGCGATGCCCGCAATGCCGTGTTCCGTCTGCGCCGTGCGGCCCCCGCTGCCCGCCTGATCCTGACCGGTTGTGCGGCCCGCCTGTTCGAGGACTTTCGCCGGCACGGCCACGAGGACTGCGTGCAGCCGGACCTCGTCCTGCCCCAGGGCGACAAGCGCCTGCTGCTGGCCGGGCCCTGGACGGAAGATGCCCAGGCTCCGGCAGGAGAAGCGCAGGCCCCTTCCTACCCGCCCTTTGCCATCAGCGGCTTCCGGCGCGCCCGCCCCGTGCTCAAGGTGCAGGACGGCTGCCAGCACCGCTGCACCTACTGCATCGTGCCCCTCACCCGCGGCCGCTGCCTGAGCCGCCCGCCGGAAGACGTCATCGCCGAGGCCCGGCGCCTGTTGCTGGCCGGACATGCCGAGATCATGATCTCCGGCATCAATCTGCGCCAGTATGGCCGGGACAACGCTGATTTCGGTGATTTCTGGAGCCTGCTCCGCCGTCTGGATGCCGCCCTGGCCCCGGAATTCGCCGGACGCGGCCGCTTCCGCATCAGCTCCCTGGAGCCGTCGCAGCTCGATGACGAAGGGGTGGAGACCCTCATGGCCTGCCGCATGCTCTGCCCGCAGCTGCACATCTCGCTGCAGCATGCCAGCCAGCCCGTGCTGCGCCGCATGGGCCGCGGCCACTACACGGCAGAAATGCTCCAGCGTGCCGTGGGACGCCTGCACGCCCACTGGCCCGTCATGGGGCTGGGGGCGGACATCATCGCGGGCTTCCCGGGCGAGCGTGAGGAAGATGTGGCCTGCCTGCTGGACTTCGTGCGCGAGACGCCCTTCAGCTATGCCCACGTCTTCCCCTATTCCCGTCGCCCCGGCACTGCCGCCGACCGCTTTGACGGCCACCTGCCCCAGCAGGTCAAGCAGGAGCGGGCCGCCCGCGTCCGCGCCGCCGTGGAAGAACGCCGTCAGGCTTTCTGGCAGGCACAGCTGGCCCTGCCGCGCATGCTGCTGGCCGCCGACAGCCCCGCTCCCGACCAGGCCCCTGCCCGCCGTCGCAAAGCCATCAAGGGCGTCAATGAATTCTATGTGCCCTGCATCCTGCCCGCCGGGGCCCATCCCGGTCGCGAACTGCTGGCCGTACGTCCCCTGTCCGTCACGGACAAGGGGCTGCTGGTGGAGCCGCTGGCGGACTAG